The Carnobacterium sp. 17-4 genome has a window encoding:
- a CDS encoding carbohydrate ABC transporter permease gives MKNDKLIAKRQRMLIYIFFGILTFLSIIPFWIVLANGTRSSEQIQQGISLFAGSNLKYNWDVLMNKGFDIFSGYTNSFIIASLSTILTLYFSSLTAYGLTAYKFKGKTFMFSMIMFLILIPPQVSMVGFYQFMSKLGLLNSYIPLILPAIAAPSTVFFMKQYLETVYQKEIADSARMDGAGEFKIFHTIILPLLKPGLATMGIFSFVSSWNNFLMPLVLINEQDKYTLPMLMQLLKTDTYRTEYGSMYLGISLSIVPLLLIYLLLSRYIIGGVSAGGVKG, from the coding sequence ATGAAAAATGATAAGTTAATTGCTAAAAGACAAAGAATGTTGATATACATTTTCTTTGGAATATTAACCTTTCTTAGTATTATTCCTTTTTGGATCGTACTTGCAAATGGAACTAGGTCTTCGGAACAGATTCAACAAGGAATATCTTTATTTGCAGGAAGTAATTTAAAATATAACTGGGATGTACTAATGAATAAAGGTTTCGATATTTTTAGCGGATATACGAATAGTTTTATTATTGCAAGCCTTTCTACAATATTGACGTTGTATTTTTCTTCTTTAACAGCATATGGGTTAACTGCTTATAAATTTAAAGGGAAAACCTTTATGTTTTCAATGATTATGTTTTTGATACTCATTCCACCTCAAGTAAGTATGGTAGGATTTTATCAATTTATGAGTAAGTTAGGATTATTGAATAGTTATATTCCATTGATTCTTCCTGCTATTGCTGCTCCATCAACTGTATTTTTTATGAAACAATATTTAGAAACCGTTTATCAAAAAGAAATAGCAGATTCAGCAAGAATGGACGGGGCGGGAGAATTTAAAATTTTCCATACGATTATATTACCATTACTTAAACCAGGTCTAGCCACTATGGGAATCTTTAGTTTTGTATCTTCTTGGAATAACTTTTTAATGCCACTAGTATTGATTAATGAACAAGATAAATATACCTTGCCTATGTTGATGCAATTACTTAAAACAGATACCTATAGAACAGAGTACGGAAGCATGTATTTGGGCATATCATTGTCTATCGTTCCGTTACTGCTGATTTATCTACTCCTATCAAGATACATTATAGGCGGTGTTTCAGCGGGAGGAGTAAAAGGATAA
- a CDS encoding aldose epimerase family protein — protein sequence MDIKIQTVNSKWKLFSLINDKGMEVQFLNYGGIITKILVPDKNSNIANIVLGYPDYKDYESDQNFFGAIIGPVAGRIEGAEFPLDEEKFNLEKNDGNHHLHGGTDSFHRIVWKSESFKTDHSVGVTLSYLRKDGENGYPGNLDVSVTYTLTNNNQFIIDYWATTDKKTPVTLTNHSYFNLSGNLDSTIHNHRLFIDSCKFLELDKELIPTGKIKDAINTNFDLRNGRRISEGITSQTAQNKIVGNGYDHYFIFDNDKKENVVVKEEMSGRILKIKTNQPGMVLYTGQNLIEGLELSGGTSKKYSGVCFETQSSAALLHHRELPSIILEAGETYEKQTLFSFDIE from the coding sequence ATGGATATAAAAATTCAGACAGTGAATAGTAAATGGAAACTATTCAGCCTTATCAATGATAAAGGAATGGAAGTACAATTTTTAAACTATGGTGGAATAATCACAAAAATTTTAGTTCCAGATAAGAATAGCAACATAGCAAATATTGTTTTAGGCTATCCAGACTACAAAGATTATGAGTCAGATCAAAATTTCTTTGGTGCAATAATTGGTCCCGTTGCAGGCAGGATTGAAGGAGCTGAATTTCCGCTTGATGAAGAAAAATTTAATTTGGAAAAGAATGATGGCAACCATCATTTACATGGTGGAACAGATTCATTCCATCGTATTGTATGGAAGTCTGAAAGTTTTAAAACAGATCATAGTGTAGGTGTGACTCTAAGCTATTTAAGAAAAGATGGAGAAAATGGTTATCCAGGAAATTTGGATGTATCGGTTACGTATACACTGACGAATAATAACCAATTTATAATTGATTATTGGGCAACTACAGATAAAAAAACTCCAGTAACGTTAACGAACCATTCCTATTTTAATTTATCAGGAAATCTAGATAGTACTATCCATAATCATCGATTATTCATAGATAGTTGCAAATTTCTTGAGCTTGATAAGGAACTAATCCCTACCGGTAAAATAAAGGATGCAATAAATACAAACTTTGATCTTAGAAATGGAAGACGAATTAGTGAGGGAATAACCTCTCAAACAGCGCAAAATAAAATTGTGGGTAACGGTTATGATCATTACTTTATATTCGATAATGATAAAAAAGAGAATGTTGTTGTTAAAGAAGAAATGAGCGGTAGAATTCTTAAGATTAAAACTAATCAACCTGGTATGGTTTTATATACAGGCCAGAATTTAATAGAGGGTCTTGAATTATCGGGAGGTACATCAAAAAAATATTCAGGAGTGTGTTTTGAGACACAATCATCGGCAGCATTGTTACATCATCGAGAGTTACCATCAATCATATTAGAGGCTGGCGAAACATATGAAAAACAAACATTATTTTCATTTGATATAGAATAA
- a CDS encoding glycoside hydrolase family 43 protein, producing the protein MIIKNPVLRGFNADPSIIRVDDTYYIANSTFEWFPGVQIHESKDLVNWQLITHPLSTTTLLDMKGNKDSGGIWAPDLSYADGKFWLVYTDVKITEGPFKDGTNYLTTAENIYGPWSDPIKLNGVGFDASLFHDDNGKKYLLQMEWDHREYHHAFNGIKLTEYSVEQQKLLPKTAKIIYRGTDVKLVEGPHIYKIFGYYYLFAAEGGTVYTHQEVVARSKELYGEYETQPGEAFLTAYDSPRNYLQKCGHGALVETPSGEWYFAHLTGRPWHHALESATDPRGWCTLGRETAIQKVEWDEEKWPMIVGGKQGAKEVEAPKDAIETLFELNYLEKDNFDEKELNIHFNTLRVPFNDYLGSLTANPGHLRLIGRGSLTNEHEQALVARRWQAFEFDAETAVNYQPKTHQQMAGLVNYYNTQHWSMIQVTWNEINGRVIEVTQNNRRIFTSFLKEEAIKVPENVEYVYFKVKVRTDYYTYAYSFNGTNWIDIPVKLDAKILSDDYVNQTYGGFFTGAFVGMANIDYSGYELEADFDYFSYKEK; encoded by the coding sequence ATGATTATAAAAAACCCTGTATTAAGAGGTTTTAATGCAGACCCGTCAATTATTAGAGTAGATGATACGTATTATATTGCAAACTCGACATTTGAATGGTTTCCTGGAGTTCAAATTCATGAATCAAAGGATTTAGTGAATTGGCAATTGATTACACACCCCTTGTCAACAACAACATTACTAGATATGAAAGGCAATAAAGATTCTGGTGGTATCTGGGCTCCTGACCTTTCATATGCGGATGGCAAGTTTTGGTTAGTGTATACGGATGTGAAAATAACAGAAGGGCCATTTAAAGATGGAACGAATTACTTAACAACTGCTGAAAATATCTATGGACCATGGAGCGATCCAATTAAATTAAATGGTGTGGGTTTTGATGCTTCATTATTTCATGACGATAACGGGAAAAAGTACCTTCTTCAAATGGAGTGGGATCACCGTGAATATCATCACGCTTTTAATGGAATCAAATTGACGGAGTATTCAGTTGAACAACAAAAACTTCTTCCTAAAACGGCAAAAATCATTTATCGAGGCACAGATGTTAAATTAGTTGAAGGGCCACATATTTATAAAATATTTGGATATTATTATCTGTTTGCTGCAGAGGGTGGAACTGTTTATACCCACCAAGAAGTTGTTGCTCGTTCAAAAGAACTTTATGGAGAGTACGAAACTCAACCTGGTGAAGCATTCTTAACGGCTTATGACTCTCCAAGAAACTATCTTCAAAAGTGTGGACATGGGGCTTTAGTTGAAACACCTAGTGGAGAATGGTATTTTGCCCATCTAACCGGACGACCTTGGCATCATGCTCTAGAATCAGCAACCGATCCTAGAGGATGGTGTACATTAGGTAGAGAAACAGCCATTCAAAAAGTAGAATGGGACGAAGAAAAGTGGCCAATGATTGTTGGTGGCAAACAAGGTGCAAAAGAAGTTGAAGCACCAAAAGATGCCATTGAAACGCTTTTTGAACTAAACTATCTTGAAAAAGATAATTTTGATGAGAAAGAATTGAACATTCATTTTAATACCTTAAGGGTCCCTTTTAATGACTATTTAGGATCCTTAACAGCTAATCCAGGACATCTTCGTTTGATAGGCCGTGGTTCTCTCACAAATGAGCACGAACAAGCCTTAGTAGCTCGTCGTTGGCAAGCTTTTGAGTTTGATGCAGAAACTGCAGTTAACTACCAACCGAAGACCCACCAACAAATGGCTGGATTAGTAAATTACTACAATACTCAACATTGGTCTATGATTCAAGTTACATGGAATGAAATTAATGGACGAGTGATTGAGGTCACGCAAAATAATCGTAGAATCTTTACAAGTTTTCTTAAAGAAGAAGCAATCAAAGTACCTGAAAATGTCGAATATGTTTATTTTAAAGTGAAAGTGCGCACGGATTATTATACGTATGCCTATTCCTTCAATGGGACAAATTGGATTGATATTCCAGTGAAACTAGATGCTAAGATTTTATCAGATGATTATGTAAATCAAACTTATGGAGGTTTCTTCACAGGAGCTTTTGTAGGAATGGCGAATATTGATTATTCTGGTTATGAATTAGAAGCTGACTTTGATTACTTTTCATATAAAGAAAAGTAA
- the xylA gene encoding xylose isomerase yields MTYFPSIDKIKYEGPESTNPFAFRHYNPEEIVLGKTMKEQLRFSVAYWHTFTNDGSDPFGKGVNQRDWLTDDPMETAKNRVEASFEFFEKLGVEYFCFHDMDVAPYGETLEEFFTNLDIITDLIQEKMDQTGIKLLWNTADRHSNPIYVHGAASSSNADVYAVSAAQVKKGIDISKKLGGKNFVFWGGREGYENLINTNMKLEEENIARLYHMAIDYSNKIGHEELMFLLEPKPKEPMKHQYDFDAATSMAFLQKYDLTDRFKLNLEANHATLAGHTFEHEMNVARNYNALGSLDANQGDMLLGWDTDEFPTDVYSVTLAMVEFLENGGIEPGGINFDAKVRRTSFEMEDLFLAHIAGMDTFARGLKAAAKIKETRFLDELKEKRYASYETGIGSDILSGKADLETLTTYALEHNEIKNESSHIEYIKSKLNDYLI; encoded by the coding sequence ATGACATACTTTCCATCAATCGATAAAATTAAATATGAGGGACCAGAATCAACAAATCCTTTCGCATTCCGTCATTACAATCCGGAAGAAATAGTACTAGGAAAAACTATGAAAGAACAATTGCGTTTCTCAGTAGCTTATTGGCATACATTTACAAATGATGGGTCGGATCCATTTGGTAAAGGCGTCAATCAAAGAGACTGGTTAACGGATGATCCAATGGAAACGGCAAAAAACAGAGTAGAAGCATCGTTTGAATTTTTTGAAAAATTAGGAGTTGAGTATTTCTGTTTCCATGATATGGATGTGGCTCCTTACGGAGAAACGCTAGAAGAATTTTTCACAAATTTAGATATAATCACAGATCTTATTCAAGAAAAAATGGACCAAACAGGAATTAAATTATTATGGAATACAGCTGACAGACATTCTAACCCTATATATGTTCATGGAGCTGCTTCAAGTTCTAATGCAGATGTTTATGCTGTATCAGCTGCACAAGTGAAAAAAGGGATTGATATCAGTAAAAAGTTAGGCGGAAAAAATTTCGTTTTCTGGGGCGGACGTGAAGGTTACGAAAATCTAATCAATACAAATATGAAATTAGAAGAAGAAAATATTGCTCGTCTTTACCATATGGCGATTGATTATTCGAACAAAATTGGTCATGAAGAGCTGATGTTCTTACTAGAACCTAAACCAAAAGAACCAATGAAACACCAATACGATTTTGATGCAGCAACAAGTATGGCATTCTTACAAAAATACGATTTAACTGATCGTTTCAAATTGAATTTAGAAGCAAACCATGCAACCTTGGCTGGTCATACATTTGAACACGAAATGAATGTAGCTCGTAACTACAACGCTTTAGGATCACTTGATGCGAACCAAGGAGATATGCTTTTAGGATGGGATACAGATGAATTCCCAACAGATGTTTATTCAGTAACCTTAGCTATGGTTGAATTTTTAGAAAACGGCGGAATTGAACCTGGAGGAATCAACTTTGACGCAAAAGTACGCCGAACATCATTTGAAATGGAAGATTTGTTCTTAGCACATATTGCAGGAATGGATACCTTTGCTAGAGGATTAAAAGCAGCTGCTAAAATAAAAGAAACGCGCTTCTTAGATGAATTAAAAGAAAAACGTTATGCAAGTTATGAAACAGGTATTGGTTCAGATATTCTATCTGGGAAAGCAGATTTAGAAACATTGACAACGTATGCTTTAGAACATAACGAAATCAAAAATGAATCATCTCATATTGAATACATCAAATCAAAATTAAATGATTACTTAATTTAA
- the xylB gene encoding xylulokinase — protein sequence MSYVLGLDLGTGSLKGLLMTKEGTIITTQSAEYPLITPQSGYSEQDPVEWVKAAEKVIQTIVKEIPDAASGIQGISFSGQMHSLVLLNKKNDVLRNAILWNDVRTTEQCQEITETLKEDLISITKNRALEGFTLPKLLWVKEKEPEIWQQVERFLLPKDYLGYWLTGNQQMEYSDAAGTLLLDVEQKCWSRKIMDAFDIEARICPPLVYSTDYIGTVREELLEILGLQGRIEVFAGGADNACAAVGAGIVKEGVALASIGTSGVFLSYEETGDKNYEGDLHYFNHAAKDAYYSMGVTLAAGHSLTWYKNTFAENETYDELLKKVDAIPVGSDGLYFTPYIVGERTPYVDSKVRGTFIGIDANHTRNHFTRAVLEGITYSLKDSQVLMEKKSGKSFNKVVSVGGGAKNSDWLQMQADIFDATIVTMSTEQGPAMGASMIAAVGVGWFSDLEKCAEKVVSYKKEIYPIPENVEKYKIFYKKYNEIYPSTKDFFR from the coding sequence ATGTCATACGTATTAGGATTAGATTTAGGAACAGGTTCGTTAAAAGGACTACTGATGACAAAAGAAGGAACCATCATCACTACTCAATCTGCTGAATATCCCTTGATTACACCACAATCGGGATATAGCGAACAAGATCCAGTAGAATGGGTGAAAGCTGCTGAAAAAGTGATTCAAACTATCGTTAAAGAAATTCCGGATGCGGCTTCTGGTATTCAAGGAATCAGTTTTTCAGGTCAAATGCACAGTTTAGTTTTACTAAATAAAAAAAATGACGTGTTGAGAAATGCTATTTTATGGAACGATGTACGAACAACTGAACAGTGTCAGGAAATTACTGAAACACTAAAAGAAGACTTGATCAGTATCACAAAAAATCGTGCGTTAGAAGGATTTACATTACCCAAATTATTGTGGGTGAAAGAGAAGGAACCCGAAATCTGGCAACAAGTAGAACGTTTTTTACTGCCTAAAGATTACTTAGGATATTGGTTGACAGGAAATCAACAGATGGAGTATTCAGATGCTGCAGGTACGTTATTGTTGGATGTTGAACAGAAGTGTTGGAGCAGAAAAATAATGGATGCTTTCGATATTGAAGCACGCATCTGTCCACCCCTAGTTTATTCTACTGACTATATTGGAACAGTTCGGGAAGAATTACTTGAAATATTGGGTCTTCAAGGGCGAATTGAAGTATTTGCAGGAGGAGCCGATAATGCATGTGCTGCTGTAGGAGCGGGTATCGTTAAAGAAGGTGTTGCCTTAGCAAGTATTGGAACGTCAGGTGTATTTTTATCATATGAAGAGACAGGTGATAAGAACTACGAAGGTGATTTACATTACTTTAACCACGCTGCAAAGGATGCCTATTATTCAATGGGTGTTACATTAGCAGCGGGACATAGTCTGACCTGGTACAAAAATACTTTTGCAGAAAATGAAACGTACGATGAATTGCTAAAAAAAGTAGATGCTATTCCAGTGGGTTCGGACGGATTGTACTTTACTCCTTATATTGTTGGAGAACGTACTCCATATGTGGATAGTAAAGTTCGAGGAACTTTTATCGGAATTGATGCTAACCACACAAGGAATCACTTTACTCGAGCTGTATTAGAAGGAATTACTTATTCATTAAAAGATTCACAAGTTTTAATGGAGAAAAAGTCAGGTAAATCATTTAATAAAGTTGTATCTGTAGGTGGAGGAGCAAAGAATAGTGATTGGTTACAGATGCAAGCAGATATTTTTGATGCAACGATTGTAACGATGTCGACAGAGCAAGGACCAGCTATGGGAGCCTCTATGATAGCAGCCGTAGGAGTAGGCTGGTTCTCTGATTTGGAAAAATGTGCAGAAAAAGTTGTTTCTTATAAGAAAGAGATTTATCCAATACCAGAAAATGTAGAGAAATATAAAATTTTTTATAAAAAATATAATGAGATTTATCCAAGTACTAAAGATTTTTTCCGTTAA